In one Palaemon carinicauda isolate YSFRI2023 chromosome 25, ASM3689809v2, whole genome shotgun sequence genomic region, the following are encoded:
- the LOC137619097 gene encoding neuroligin-3-like encodes MTAIKEMTHMDDKYQIPKKDISLGSSSTIDAPSLAGSSEKIIGDDVCLERDKSSLRMTTAIFFFLPNNSGEPTQGRTMHENPYGALSSKAITNILNESIALVGLPRKVYSAKSFRPSGATKAISPGFDPNMVQKFDAAVMAYPVVVFLQGESFEWGSSSLYDGSVLAALGKVIVVTLNYRLGILGFFNANADPVGRPTVANYGLMDQLAALHWVQANIVRFGGDPGQVTVMGHGTGAACLNYLVISPAATGQSVQLKTSRFQVAVGPSIDGVTIKPDWKNHQSKMGKEGRTPVDLLLGLTAANLLDILNQQEVQEGFDADYREDLLRSFVVSNYRYNLQSGNESLLLNELAYVFGGPLGALGPLASSYNFTKMDITLSKSFISMWSNFIKLGHPKDTVSTAKMSESANDITSEEQIWPKYDPVHQRYFQIGTQNYVRDHYRAGKVALWSWLLPGLERMGTRYGPDNNFHRLPTDFQSGLYPESTGQYNLTDGFLSSPMTPTFTGSTNIPYKLTIVVKDNKNQVSESPNLDMLSQMGKDFTYTTALSVTVAIACSLLFLNILVLTIVYYRHKAHRWSLAKGSRDANIDSGNDVQLQSSRDNCMTIYAPEHYGTLRPSITMRSNLATAFEEGAQHEWPPDYISSIQTIYNMTGVTSNRISPDTQGTITNTQTLHEPKENILTVTMLKQPVASYTSPNDGQLVSTYSPLDGQLVPTYSTKENQLVQNYSPNVSQTNTSYSPKDGQLIPNYLSSSASTMHIRK; translated from the exons ATGACTGCCATAAAGGAAATGACTCACATGGATGACAAATACCAAATACCAAAGAAGGATATTTCACTTGGGTCTTCCAGCACAATAGATGCTCCATCTCTCGCTGGATCATCCGAGAAGATCATAGGAGATGATGTGTGCCTGGAGAGAGATAAATCATCTCTACGGATGACAACAGCAATATTCTTCTTCTTACCAAACAACTCGGGAgaaccgactcagggacgaacaATGCACGAG aacCCATATGGTGCTCTATCGAGCAAGgctatcactaatatattaaatgaatctattgcTTTAGTAGGTTTACCTAGGAAGGTTTACTCGGCAAAAAGTTTCCGACCTTCAGGTGCTACCAAAGCTATCTCACCAGGATTTGATCCTAATATGGTACAAAAA TTCG ATGCAGCTGtcatggcctacccagtggtcgtcttcctccagggagagtcgtttgagtggggatcttcaagtctctacgacggatcagttctggcagctctgggcaaggtcattgtggtcactctcaactatcgtctcggcattctgG GTTTTTTCAATGCGAACGCTGACCCAGTGGGTCGcccaaccgtagctaactacggcctgatggaccaactggctgccttgcactgggttcaagcGAACATTGTCCGCTTCGGGGGagacccaggtcaggtcacggtcatgggtcacggcacgggagccgcctgcctcaactaccttgtcatatcgcctgctgctacaggtcagtca GTTCAGCTAAAGACATCCAGgtttcaagtggctgttggccccagcattgatggtgtcactatcaaacctgactggaaaaatcatcagagcaaaatgg gcaaggaaggtcgaactccagttgacctccttctaggattgacagctgccaacctccttgaTATCCTGAatcagcaagaagtccaggaaggattcgatgctgactatagggaggatctgctgagatcctttGTCGTCAGTAACTATCGCTATAATCTGcag tctggaaacgagagtcttctcttgaacgagctggcgtacgtctttggtggtcctctgggcgctcttggacctttggcctcaagttataacttcactaagatggatattacactcagcaaatcgttcatatcaatgtggagtaatttcataaaattagg acatccaaaagacacagtctccacagctaagatgtccgagagtgcaaacgacataacttctgaagagcagatatggcccaaatatgatccagtccatcagagatactttcaaatag GAACACAGAACTATGTACGtgaccactaccgtgctggaaaagtagccttgtggtcatggctactacctggtctggaACGAATGGGTACTCGGTACGGCCCAGATAATaactttcacagattaccaactgatttccagtctggtttataccctgaatcaacAGGTCAGTATAACTTAACAGATGGCTTTCTATCGAGCCCAATGACTCCAACCTTCACTGGCTCAACAAATATACCCTATAAATTGACAATTGTAGTTAAGGATAACAAAAACCAAGTCAGTGAATCACCTAATTTGGATATGCTGAGTCAAATGGGGAAGGATTTCACCTATACGACTGCACTCAGCgtgacagtggccattgcctgTTCCTTGCTATTcctaaatatcctggttcttactattgtttattatcgacataaggcACACCGCTGGAGCCTCGCCAAAGGCTCGCGGGACGCGAATATTGACAGCGGGAATGACGTCCAGTTGCAATCGTCTAGGGACAATTGTATGACAATATATGCCCCAGAGcattatggaaccctgaggccttctatcacaatgcgtagcaacctggccacagcctttgaagaggGGGCCCAGCACGAATGGCCGCCAGACTACATTAGCAGCATACAAACCATATACAATATGactggcgtaacatccaataggatctctccagatacgcaaggcaccattacgaatacgcaaacgctacacgaaccaaaagaaaatatattaacagttacaatgctcaagcagcctgtggcttcctacacatctccgaatgatggtcaacttgtctctacatattcaccactcgatggtcaactcgtccctacgtattcaacaaaagagaatcaactcgtccaaaattattcaccCAACGTAAGCCAAACAAATACAAGTTATTCTCCGAAGGATGGGCaactaattccaaattatttgtcgAGCAGTGCTTCTACGATGCATATTAGGAAATAG